In one Myxocyprinus asiaticus isolate MX2 ecotype Aquarium Trade chromosome 29, UBuf_Myxa_2, whole genome shotgun sequence genomic region, the following are encoded:
- the LOC127420416 gene encoding dnaJ homolog subfamily C member 5-like, giving the protein MAEQQRQRSLSTSGESLYQVLGVDKNTTPEDIKKSYRKLALKFHPDKNPDNPEAADKFKEINNAHAILSDPTKRNIYDKYGSLGLYVAEQFGEENVNTYFVLSSWWAKALFIFCGVATGCYFCCCLCCCCNCCCGKCKPHPPRSEEPEFYVSPEDLEAQMQSDERDGSNPIVMQPSSASETTQLTADSHHTSYRTDASY; this is encoded by the exons aTGGCGGAACAGCAGAGACAGCGTTCACTCTCCACATCAGGAGAATCATTATACCAGGTCCTGGGAGTCGATAAAAACACAACACCAGAAGACATAAAAAAATCCTACAG AAAACTAGCTCTGAAGTTCCACCCAGACAAGAATCCCGACAACCCAGAAGCGGCTGACAAGTTTAAAGAAATCAACAATGCTCATGCCATTCTGTCAGACCCCACCAAACGCAATATCTATGACAAATATGGTTCTCTCGGCCTCTATGTGGCAGAACAGTTTGGAGAGGAGAATGTCAATACATACTTTGTATTGTCCAGTTGGTGGGCCAAG GCATTGTTTATATTCTGTGGTGTGGCGACAGGTTGTTACTTCTGCTGTTGTCTGTGCTGCTGTTGTAACTGCTGCTGTGGGAAGTGCAAACCTCATCCTCCTCGATCAGAGGAACCGGAGTTCTATGTGTCTCCTGAAGACTTGGAAGCTCAGATGCAGTCTGATGAGAGAG ATGGCAGCAACCCCATCGTAATGCAGCCCTCATCTGCTTCAGAGACCACTCAGCTGACCGCAGATTCTCATCACACCAGCTACCGGACCGACGCCAGCTATTAA